Proteins encoded by one window of Nicotiana tabacum cultivar K326 chromosome 10, ASM71507v2, whole genome shotgun sequence:
- the LOC142165010 gene encoding uncharacterized protein LOC142165010, with amino-acid sequence MWKEDNVSVNEVVTTPQGIHAMVKVLPNHTPWLFSAIYASNNLADKKLLWENLITISKTLTYNWFMGGDINEVLKARDKFGGNPINPSRSNMFWNCINECKLLDLGYKGSKFTWSNKRYNNRVSLILERIDRCFANESWISQYPETTLLHLPRTHSDHCPIQVILKGKPSNNLTRPFRFETMWASHLTFPSIINEAFNEKFHPSTIH; translated from the coding sequence ATGTGGAAGGAGGACAACGTTAGTGTAAATGAGGTGGTCACCACCCCTCAAGGTATCCATGCCATGGTGAAGGTGCTCCCTAACCATACTCCTTGGTTATTCTCTGCTATTTATGCTagtaataatttagcagataagaAACTCCTCTGGGAGAACTTAATTACCATCTCCAAAACTCTCACATACAACTGGTTTATGGGAGGAGACATCAATGAAGTCTTGAAAGCTAGGGACAAATTTGGGGGCAACCCGATAAACCCTAGTCGCAGCAACATGTTCTGGAATTGCATTAATGAATGCAAACTTTTAGACCTAGGCTACAAAGGTAGTAAATTCACTTGGTCTAATAAGAGATACAACAATAGGGTCTCTCTGATCCTTGAAAGAATAGATAGGTGTTTTGCCAATGAGAGTTGGATCTCACAGTACCCTGAGACTACTCTGTTGCACCTACCTAGGACCCACTCTGACCACTGCCCCATCCAAGTTATCCTAAAAGGGAAACCCTCCAATAACTTGACTAGACCCTTTAGGTTTGAAACTATGTGGGCTAGCCACCTAACTTTCCCCAGTATCATCAATGAGGCCTTCAACGAAAAATTCCACCCTTCTACAATCCACTAA